A stretch of DNA from Sulfurimonas sp.:
AAATAACACTAAAAATAATGCAAGACAGAGAGAATGTGGAGGATCTAAATCTTTTTAGAAACAATTTAGATATTATATTTTCAACTCTAAAAGATCAAATAGATATTTACGAAATTGGGACAACTATAAACCGTGCAAAATGGGGATTTTTCAGTGTAGATGAATACAATAATTTTTATAAAGTTGCATATGATTTAAAAAAAGAAAAATATCCTGACTTAAAGTTAATAGGCAGTGGTGTGATAGATTTTGAATATCATTTTACTGCGCATACACTTTTTAATTTTTTTAAATATAAATATGACGGTGTATCTGCTCTGTTATATGTAGATAGACGCGGTGCACCTGAAAATACACAACTTGGTTTTTCAGCTTCAGATAAAATAGCACTTTTAGCAACAATGACTTGGCTGAGTCCAAAAACAAAACATGAACTTTATCTTACTGAGATAAACTGGCCGATCTCTAATACTGCTCCATATGCACCTACAAGTGAAAAAGAGTGTATAGATACAGATAGTTATGCGAACTTTATGCTTAGATATTATCTACTAGCTTTAGCATCACAACAAGTTGATGCTCTCTCTTGGCATCAACTAATAGCTCCCGGTTACGGACTTATTGACAATAGAGATGGTATAAAAAAATATCCGGCATATAATACATATAAAACTATGATAAACTATCTCAAAGAAGCACAATTTTTAAGACTTGATATTAAAAGAGATCATTATGTATTTCAATGTAAGGTTAAAGATAAATTACTGCAAATACACTGGTCTTTAAGTCCAACTACTTTAAAAAAAGAAGATTATTTTGAAGTTTATTCGCGTGATGGAGAAAAGATAGGTGATGATATAATAAATATAGATTCATCACCTGTCTATGTGTTCATTAATAATTAGAAAGAAAATTTAATTCCAAAGTATGTAGATTTGTTATACGTAATATCATTATTATAATGATAATATTTTGTGTCATATTCTGTTTCTATATTTCTATAACCTAAATATACAGATGCTTTTTCCATTAGTTCTAAGTACATTTCAAATCTATAATCTAAATAACCATCTGCATCTGAAAAACTTAATGAACTAGGCGCATAGTTAGCTGAAGCTTTTAATTTCAAAGGTGTCGGTATATCTAGTGGTAACTTATACATTATTTCTGCACCGATTGGTAAAGATAAATAATCATATTTCTTATCAAACTTATTAGATGTATACACAGCTTTAATACCAAGACCGACCGTCAAATCAGTATTTTCAATTTTTTGTTTAACCATAAAGTTAAAATCTATAAGTTCATCTATATTACTATTTCCAGCTATAGAATCATGTTCAGTATCAGCTTTTAAATAATTAAATCCAATAAAAGTTGTATTAGGCTCTATAGTCGTATTAAATTGTCCCATATCAAGCTTAACACCTGCTTCTAAATCATACTGATTTATATTTAATTCAGCAGTATGCATAGCGAAAACACTACTTATACTTACTGTTAGCAATGCTAATTTTTTTATCATTTTTTTCCTTCACACTATGTTTAACATAGTATCAAGCAAATTATATACCACTAACAAACTGAACACAAAATATAATTTTTTTAAATAATAAAATTGTGAAATTTTATATTTTATTAAATATTATTTAAGACACAAACCACTATAATAATTCCGATAATTTATATTTAAGGAAAATAAATGAAAAAAATTACTTCTGCTATCGTTACTTTAGGTGCTTGTACAGCTTTAATGGCTGGTGTTAATGCTGGTGCATGTAAAGGTTGTCATGGTCAAAACTGGGAGAAAGCTGCTCTTGGTAAATCTAAAATTGTTGCTGATATGAGCCATGCTGATATCGCTACTGCACTTAAAGGTTACAAAGATGGTTCTTATGGTGGTCCTATGAAAGGTCTTATGAAAGGTCAAGTTGCTAAATACTCTGACGCTGATTTAGACGCATTTGCACAAACTATAGGTAAGTAATTACTATCAATTCAACTATCTCTAACGGTAGTTGAATTAACTTATTCAGGTTTATATTTTTTCTTTAACTCTTCTCTTTTTTTCTCTATATTAATAGCATCATTTAAATCATCTTCATTATCAAATTTTGCACCATTTAAGAACTTTTCTTGATCATCAAACTGCCCATTTTTTATAGCCCATAAAAATGCAAACAAAGCAACTGCACCTAAAAAAATAGATGCACCAAGCATCATAGCTATTACCCAATTATCCATTTAAAAGCTCCTTATGACTTTTGCCATTTATATCTAATACGCATAGAATTTCCAACAACTAAAAGTGAACTGACACTCATAGAGATTGCTGCAACCAATGGTATAACATAACCAGCCATTGCTAGAGGAATTGTTATAGCATTATATACTAATGATATACCTAAGTTCTGTTTTATTAACCCAAAAGTTGTACGAGATATTTTAAATGCATCAGATAATGACTTTAATGAATCATTTAATAAAACTACATCACTTACATCAACAGCTATGTCACTTCCACTTCCCATCACAATTGATATATCTGCTTGAGCTAATGCTAAAATATCATTAACACCATCACCAACCATAACTATGGTTTTATTTTCTTCTTTTAACTTACTAATAAATTCCGACTTATCCTGTGGTGATTGTGAATAATAATACTCTTTTATTCCAACTTCATCTGCCACTCTCTTAGCAGTTTTGCCATTATCTCCTGTCAGCATAATACTATGTATACCTTTTTTAGCTAATGATTTAACTAATTTCTCAGCATCGTCTTTTACATTATCTTTTAGTTCATAAATTGCTACTATTTTTGAATCTATTACAAAATAGAATAAAGAATTATCACTTGAAAAGTCTACATCTATACTATTTTCATCTAATAGTTTTTTATTTCCACCAAGTATAGTTTTATTATTATATTTTGCAATAATTCCACAAGCTGGCACTTGTGTGTATTCATCAAAAATAATTTCATTATTACAATCTAAATATTTTAATATTCCTTTTGAAATTGGATGATTTGAATTTTTAACAAAAGAATAAAGTAAAGTTTTATCAAACTCTTCATATATATGTTCTTTTACTACTTCAGGTTTTCCAACTGTTAATGTCCCTGTTTTATCTAAAACTAGTGTATCTACCTTAGCCATAGTCTCAAGTTGAGCTGCTTCTTTAAATAAAATACCTTTTTTAGTTCCCAAGCTAAGTCCAACTAATGTTGCCACAGGAGTTGCTAGAGCTAAAGCACAAGGACATGCTATAACTATAACAGATATACCTACCATAAAAGATGTTTCAAAACTATGTGGCCACATCCACCATACTGCAAATGTAATAAATGCTAATACTAAAATTACACTTGAAAAGTATTCACTAAGTTTATTAGCTAACTGCTGAATTTTTGGCTTTTTGTTAATAGCACTCTCAAGAAGTGTTACTAAATTTGATAATGTAGAATGTTCAAAATCTTTTACAGTTCTAAAATACACATCTGCATCTATGCTGACAGTCCCACTTACAACATTATCACCTTTTTCTTTATATATAGGCTCACTTTCACCTGTTAAACTTGATTCATCAAAATTTCCACTTCCTTTAACTATTTCACCATCAAATAAAACACGTTCACCAGAACCTACAACGATAATATCACCTACATTTACATCATCTAATTTACATAAAACTATGGAATTATCTTTGAAAACTTTAACTTCATTAGGTATATCTTTTCCAATTATATCCAATGTGTCAGCAGCATTCTTCTTACTTAAAACTTCTAAAAATTTCCCAATTAAAACAAAAGTAATTATCATACTTACACTATCAAAATATGCTTCACCCTCTTCCATTAATGTAATGTAGATCGAATAAAGATATGTAAGTAATGCCCCTGTTGCAACAAGGAGATCCATATTCACAACTTTCGTCTTAAGTCCATAATAAGCACCTCTGAAAAACACCCATCCACTATAAAATAGTACAGGTGTAGCCAATACCCACTCTGCAATGTTTAGTATAGTTTTGACTTCTTGTGTAATACCTGTGAAATATCCTGCATATTGGGCCACTGCTATCCACATTATGTTCATAGAAGCAAAAATAGCTACTGACATTTTAAGATAATATGATTTTCTCTCTCTATTTGCATATGTTTCACCACTTGCACTGTCATATGCAAATGCGTTATAACCAATTGCTCGGATCATCTCTATAATTTGCGATAATTTTACTACATCATCAGCCCAGACTATTATTGCTTTATTGTTTGTAAAATTGATATTTGCTTCAATTACTCCATCCATTTTATGAAGTGCTTTTTCATTTAACCAGACACATGCTGAACAATGTATACCTTCTATTACAAGAGAAACTTTACAGAATCCATCTTCATCTTTTTTTACATATTGCTCATAAAAAGATGGCGAATCAAAACTAGAACTATCATCTAGCTGATGCATTGGCGGTGCTAATTTTGTAGAACCAGCTTTATCATAAAAGCTATCAAGTCCTTCTTCATTTAGAAGATGATATACTCCTTGACACCCATTACAACAAAATCTCAGATCACCCTCTTTAATCATAATATCATCATCAAATTCTAAATGACAATGGTTACAAGCTACTTTATTAGACAAGTTCAAATTTTCCTAATTCTCTATTTTTTTTTAGTTCATTCCATTTTTTAACAAAGCCATTCATACAGATATAAACGCCATGATCATTTTTTGAATTTAAAAAGCCCATAGCCATACCCAAGTTAAACGTAGCCTCAATGTTATCTATTTCAAAAGGCTTCATTGCTCCAGTTAAAACAATTGTTCTGTCATCAAATATTTCATCTAAAAAAAATGCCGTTTCATCCATTGTATCCGTTCCATGAACAATTAAAAACTTATCATCTTTTGATTCCATAATAATTGCTGCTAAAGTTTTTCTGTCATTTATATCCATATCTAGTGAATCTTTAAACATAACACCGGCCATATCATATTCAGATTCAACTGAGGATAATATTCTCTCAACAGCTAATGA
This window harbors:
- a CDS encoding cytochrome c, which gives rise to MKKITSAIVTLGACTALMAGVNAGACKGCHGQNWEKAALGKSKIVADMSHADIATALKGYKDGSYGGPMKGLMKGQVAKYSDADLDAFAQTIGK
- the ccoS gene encoding cbb3-type cytochrome oxidase assembly protein CcoS produces the protein MDNWVIAMMLGASIFLGAVALFAFLWAIKNGQFDDQEKFLNGAKFDNEDDLNDAINIEKKREELKKKYKPE
- a CDS encoding YfaZ family outer membrane protein, with product MIKKLALLTVSISSVFAMHTAELNINQYDLEAGVKLDMGQFNTTIEPNTTFIGFNYLKADTEHDSIAGNSNIDELIDFNFMVKQKIENTDLTVGLGIKAVYTSNKFDKKYDYLSLPIGAEIMYKLPLDIPTPLKLKASANYAPSSLSFSDADGYLDYRFEMYLELMEKASVYLGYRNIETEYDTKYYHYNNDITYNKSTYFGIKFSF
- a CDS encoding glycosyl hydrolase — its product is MMPFIKHRKIDTNSFFCLGVDYQREPDKTIEYIKELDVQHILVRLKLWEMSTLNELEKFLSNVNDKKITLKIMQDRENVEDLNLFRNNLDIIFSTLKDQIDIYEIGTTINRAKWGFFSVDEYNNFYKVAYDLKKEKYPDLKLIGSGVIDFEYHFTAHTLFNFFKYKYDGVSALLYVDRRGAPENTQLGFSASDKIALLATMTWLSPKTKHELYLTEINWPISNTAPYAPTSEKECIDTDSYANFMLRYYLLALASQQVDALSWHQLIAPGYGLIDNRDGIKKYPAYNTYKTMINYLKEAQFLRLDIKRDHYVFQCKVKDKLLQIHWSLSPTTLKKEDYFEVYSRDGEKIGDDIINIDSSPVYVFINN
- a CDS encoding heavy metal translocating P-type ATPase; the protein is MSNKVACNHCHLEFDDDIMIKEGDLRFCCNGCQGVYHLLNEEGLDSFYDKAGSTKLAPPMHQLDDSSSFDSPSFYEQYVKKDEDGFCKVSLVIEGIHCSACVWLNEKALHKMDGVIEANINFTNNKAIIVWADDVVKLSQIIEMIRAIGYNAFAYDSASGETYANRERKSYYLKMSVAIFASMNIMWIAVAQYAGYFTGITQEVKTILNIAEWVLATPVLFYSGWVFFRGAYYGLKTKVVNMDLLVATGALLTYLYSIYITLMEEGEAYFDSVSMIITFVLIGKFLEVLSKKNAADTLDIIGKDIPNEVKVFKDNSIVLCKLDDVNVGDIIVVGSGERVLFDGEIVKGSGNFDESSLTGESEPIYKEKGDNVVSGTVSIDADVYFRTVKDFEHSTLSNLVTLLESAINKKPKIQQLANKLSEYFSSVILVLAFITFAVWWMWPHSFETSFMVGISVIVIACPCALALATPVATLVGLSLGTKKGILFKEAAQLETMAKVDTLVLDKTGTLTVGKPEVVKEHIYEEFDKTLLYSFVKNSNHPISKGILKYLDCNNEIIFDEYTQVPACGIIAKYNNKTILGGNKKLLDENSIDVDFSSDNSLFYFVIDSKIVAIYELKDNVKDDAEKLVKSLAKKGIHSIMLTGDNGKTAKRVADEVGIKEYYYSQSPQDKSEFISKLKEENKTIVMVGDGVNDILALAQADISIVMGSGSDIAVDVSDVVLLNDSLKSLSDAFKISRTTFGLIKQNLGISLVYNAITIPLAMAGYVIPLVAAISMSVSSLLVVGNSMRIRYKWQKS
- a CDS encoding asparaginase domain-containing protein, with the protein product MLILNTGGTFNKRYNPLNGELEVPCDSLAVERILSSVESEYDMAGVMFKDSLDMDINDRKTLAAIIMESKDDKFLIVHGTDTMDETAFFLDEIFDDRTIVLTGAMKPFEIDNIEATFNLGMAMGFLNSKNDHGVYICMNGFVKKWNELKKNRELGKFELV